A single window of Leishmania infantum JPCM5 genome chromosome 35 DNA harbors:
- a CDS encoding putative aminotransferase: MCNAHGPPLKKRKPQPLPSTEPLPIYLDYNATTPLCEEAWREICRVHTAWGNPSSTHPYGLAAKYELEEARKKVQKALHAPSSESIIFTSGGTESNNLAIIGGLLALRQQQPSRRYVVSTNVEHPAVAEVLKSIEGSDLGTGDPASITDGVEAASRTTVETVCAEVDPQTGRLDASTLRAVLKSLPGGPESVALVSVMFANNEIGAVNDIKALCRITKELCGAACLFHTDGAQALGKVPVDVQDINVDLLSVCGHKFHGPKGVGALYIKPGVSVHNILFGAGHERSIRPGTENVLLAAGIAEALMFACNNIDRFSTVMRDTRDELLRVLTAELAAYDMGLVVNGAIAVGLPNTLNCALFRRVPNRKTGSPVTYISAQRLIFSAGDEVCISAGSACHSTADEGTEILVSDPLKAVQANADRAIGTLRISTGRTTTMDEVRRAGRIIARRAAQQFEE; this comes from the coding sequence ATGTGTAACGCTCACGGACCTCCCCTGAAAAAGCGCAAACCGCAGCCTCTGCCGTCGACAGAGCCGCTGCCCATCTACCTCGACTACAACGCCACTACCCCGCTCTGCGAGGAGGCTTGGCGGGAAATCTGTCGCGTGCACACCGCGTGGGGCAATCCCAGCTCAACACACCCCTACGGTCTGGCGGCGAAGTACGAGTTGGAAGAGGCACGCAAGAAGGTGCAAAAAGCACTGCACGCGCCCTCATCGGAGTCCATTATCTTCACCTCTGGCGGAACCGAAAGCAACAATCTCGCCATTATCGGCGGCTTGCTCGCCCTGCGCCAACAGCAGCCCAGCAGACGCTATGTCGTCTCCACCAACGTGGAGCATCCTGCCGTGGCAGAGGTGCTAAAGTCTATCGAAGGCAGCGACCTAGGCACCGGTGACCCAGCCAGCATcaccgacggcgtcgaggcggcgtcgcgcaccACAGTAGAGACGGTATGCGCCGAAGTGGACCCTCAAACGGGTCGCCTTGATGCATCGACGCTGCGAGCGGTCCTGAAAAGTCTCCCTGGCGGTCCCGAGTCCGTCGCCCTCGTTTCCGTCATGTTTGCGAACAACGAGATTGGAGCCGTCAACGATATCAAGGCGCTGTGCCGCATAACGAAGGAGCTCTGCGGGGCGGCGTGTCTTTTTCACACCGACGGCGCCCAGGCGTTGGGGAAGGTGCCGGTGGATGTGCAGGACATAAACGTTGACCTCCTTTCCGTCTGCGGACACAAATTCCATGGTCCGAAAGGTGTCGGGGCGCTCTACATCAAACCCGGTGTGTCGGTGCACAACATCCTCTTCGGCGCCGGTCATGAGCGCAGCATCCGGCCCGGCACGGAGAACGTGCTTCTCGCAGCGGGTATTGCTGAGGCGCTGATGTTTGCATGCAATAATATTGACCGCTTTTCAACTGTGATGCGAGACACGCGTGATGaactgctgcgcgtgctcacggcggagctggcggcgtaCGACATGGGCCTCGTCGTCaacggcgccatcgccgtcggtCTGCCAAACACGCTCAACTGCGCGCTTTTCAGGCGGGTGCCGAACAGGAAAACGGGCTCGCCCGTCACCTATATATCAGCGCAGCGGCTGATCTTCTCCGCCGGGGATGAGGTGTGCATATCGGCAGGCTCCGCTTGCCACTCCACGGCTGATGAAGGAACCGAAATCCTCGTCTCTGATCCGCTcaaggcggtgcaggcgaACGCGGATCGAGCCATCGGCACCCTGCGCATCTCAACTGGGCGCACCACGACCATGGATGAAGTGCGACGAGCGGGTAGGATAAtcgcgcggcgggcggcgcagcagttCGAGGAGTGA